A single genomic interval of Hafnia alvei harbors:
- the bcsE gene encoding cellulose biosynthesis protein BcsE, whose product MALSFSLGVHQLWDELLIMQAPGLYWVSADREVDAKSFCQQVISSQPAETRAALISVNHPPQDIISANYAHGPDKLPIYSLPENKKALFQLTEDLMRGLNPKNRLLVLLTPSSIWEQLQPYELTDWMRNTARWLRQQNCTLLILDYGKSANNQRATLQSQHRTLCGLASLRWLQDLHRYDVAYWCNQNGVTAQQDVSVYFDEQGWHAQEDTSQAPQPRNDEQLYLAHKGVLEGAPPLSEHWHLFESNLALFNAAYAAQASTLVFQLSNSDQLDALARNIHTLRRQRGKIIKLVVRESAPCLRFSDERLLLACGANLIVPHNAPLSRCLTMLEGIQGQTYPRHVPADINLLIDAMRPLNLKGYIPYNPFCETLISLMNNALLPEDSKGILVALRPVPGLRTEQALTLCRARRFGDLVTIDENRLTLFLSSCRINDLDVALKHIFPLPVEEVFSNRMVWYQDKLIITELQQMQLNKPSNWHLSDRLAPLVSNKSNPVAEEHAPRHSPQPISLSLALHQERAE is encoded by the coding sequence ATGGCGCTATCGTTTTCTCTTGGGGTTCATCAACTATGGGATGAACTTCTCATTATGCAGGCTCCTGGTCTCTACTGGGTGAGCGCAGACCGTGAAGTTGATGCCAAAAGCTTTTGCCAGCAGGTTATTTCTAGCCAGCCTGCGGAAACACGCGCGGCATTAATCAGCGTTAATCATCCTCCGCAGGACATCATCAGCGCCAACTACGCTCATGGCCCCGACAAGCTTCCTATCTATTCGCTGCCCGAAAATAAAAAAGCGTTATTTCAGCTGACTGAAGATTTGATGCGGGGTTTAAACCCGAAAAACCGCCTGTTGGTACTGTTAACTCCCTCCAGTATTTGGGAACAATTACAGCCTTATGAGCTGACCGACTGGATGAGAAATACCGCCCGCTGGCTGCGCCAACAAAATTGCACGCTATTGATTTTAGATTACGGAAAAAGTGCGAATAATCAAAGAGCAACGCTACAATCTCAACACCGCACCCTATGCGGCCTTGCGAGCCTGCGTTGGCTGCAGGATCTGCACCGTTATGACGTGGCGTATTGGTGTAACCAAAATGGTGTAACCGCTCAGCAAGACGTCAGCGTCTATTTTGATGAGCAAGGTTGGCATGCGCAAGAAGATACGTCTCAGGCACCACAGCCGCGCAACGATGAACAGCTCTATCTCGCTCATAAAGGCGTGCTGGAAGGCGCACCACCGTTATCAGAACATTGGCACCTGTTTGAAAGCAATTTGGCACTGTTTAATGCAGCCTATGCAGCACAAGCCTCAACGCTGGTATTTCAGCTTTCGAACAGCGATCAGCTCGATGCGCTCGCACGCAACATTCACACCTTACGTCGTCAACGCGGCAAGATTATTAAATTAGTGGTACGCGAAAGCGCCCCTTGCCTGCGTTTTAGCGATGAGCGCTTGCTACTCGCCTGCGGGGCGAACCTGATTGTGCCGCATAATGCGCCGCTTTCACGCTGTTTGACTATGTTAGAAGGGATTCAGGGGCAAACCTATCCACGCCATGTTCCTGCAGATATTAATTTGCTCATCGATGCAATGCGCCCACTGAATTTGAAAGGATATATTCCTTACAATCCTTTCTGTGAAACGTTGATATCATTGATGAATAACGCATTATTACCAGAAGACAGCAAAGGAATTCTGGTGGCATTGCGCCCAGTACCTGGACTTCGCACCGAACAAGCTCTCACGCTCTGTCGTGCTCGTCGCTTTGGAGATTTAGTCACTATTGATGAGAATCGGCTAACACTGTTCCTTTCATCATGCAGAATCAATGACTTAGATGTTGCTCTTAAACACATCTTCCCACTGCCGGTTGAAGAAGTTTTCTCCAACCGCATGGTCTGGTATCAAGACAAACTGATCATCACGGAACTGCAGCAAATGCAGCTTAATAAGCCATCCAACTGGCATCTTTCCGACAGACTCGCGCCGTTGGTCAGCAATAAAAGCAATCCAGTGGCCGAAGAACATGCACCTCGGCATTCGCCGCAGCCTATCAGCCTGTCTCTGGCCTTACATCAGGAGCGTGCTGAATGA
- the bcsF gene encoding cellulose biosynthesis protein BcsF has translation MMNGTDILQLIVLCAVILLPLGYYLRKKLPMLLQSVRQVLFTPRYLKSEGILRRNTRLQRNTSVTVDRKNDQK, from the coding sequence ATGATGAACGGTACGGATATACTGCAACTTATCGTGCTTTGCGCGGTGATTTTGCTGCCATTAGGCTACTATTTGCGTAAAAAATTACCGATGCTGCTTCAGTCGGTACGTCAGGTTTTATTCACGCCACGCTATTTGAAATCCGAGGGGATCTTGCGGCGTAATACTCGTTTACAACGTAACACTTCAGTCACGGTAGACCGTAAAAATGATCAAAAATAG
- the bcsG gene encoding cellulose biosynthesis protein BcsG yields MIKNSNTKNNIADLWHYWRGLGGWNFYFLLKFALLWFGYLNFDALSNLIFLAFLLFPLPNTRLHRWRNWIAIPIGIGLFYHDTWLPGINSIMSQGSQLAGFSASYLLDLVNRFINWKMIGVGFVMLVGYLFISQWIRITVFVVGALVWLNVLQIAGPAISLTPDITSNNTEAASTTNANAGSAPAAASGDLPAQTAPPDSKNLSAYLDAFYASEKQRQTQFPATLPTDAQPFDLLIINICSLAWSDVDSIGLQDHPLWKHFDILFKNFNSATAYSGPASIRLLRASCGQPSHKELYSAAGQQCYLMDNLAKLGFGQNLIMDHSGKFGNYLEDLRKYADLQPPLESQAGISNELTSFDGEPIFNDLEVLQRWEQTVEKSGDARTATFFNLIPLHDGNRMVGSSKVADYKPRAQKLFDQLDTFLTQLEKSSRKIMVVVVPEHGAALVGDKMQMSGLRDIPSPSITHVPVGIKFIGMKAPQPTEIVVDQPSSYLALSELVARSVDGKLFTEASVNWQDLLKGLPQTAPVSENDNAIVIQYQGKPYIRLNGGDWVPYPQ; encoded by the coding sequence ATGATCAAAAATAGTAATACCAAAAACAATATAGCGGACCTGTGGCACTACTGGCGTGGACTAGGCGGTTGGAATTTTTATTTTCTGCTTAAGTTTGCCCTTTTATGGTTTGGCTATCTCAACTTTGATGCGCTTTCCAACCTGATTTTCCTCGCTTTTTTGCTTTTCCCTCTGCCAAATACGCGTTTGCACCGCTGGCGTAATTGGATTGCGATCCCTATTGGTATTGGTCTGTTTTATCACGACACCTGGTTACCGGGGATCAACAGTATTATGAGCCAAGGTTCACAGTTGGCTGGCTTCTCGGCCTCCTATCTGCTGGATTTGGTGAATCGCTTTATTAACTGGAAGATGATTGGCGTTGGTTTCGTGATGCTGGTCGGCTACCTGTTTATCTCACAGTGGATCCGCATTACGGTATTCGTGGTAGGTGCGCTCGTTTGGCTGAACGTGTTGCAAATTGCTGGCCCTGCGATCTCATTAACTCCTGATATTACGAGTAATAATACCGAGGCAGCATCAACGACCAACGCCAATGCAGGCTCGGCGCCAGCCGCCGCGTCAGGTGATCTACCGGCACAAACGGCGCCACCGGATAGCAAGAACTTGTCGGCTTATCTCGATGCGTTCTATGCCAGTGAAAAACAGCGTCAAACTCAGTTCCCAGCAACGCTACCGACTGATGCACAACCCTTTGATTTGCTGATTATCAACATCTGTTCTTTAGCATGGTCTGACGTTGATTCGATTGGCTTGCAGGATCATCCGCTGTGGAAACACTTCGATATTCTGTTTAAAAACTTCAACTCAGCCACTGCCTACAGTGGTCCGGCGTCTATCCGCTTGTTACGCGCCAGCTGCGGGCAGCCTTCACATAAAGAACTTTATTCAGCCGCAGGCCAGCAGTGCTATCTAATGGATAATTTAGCTAAGCTAGGCTTTGGTCAGAACCTGATCATGGACCACAGCGGTAAATTCGGTAACTACTTGGAAGACTTGCGTAAATATGCCGATTTGCAGCCACCGTTAGAGTCTCAGGCCGGTATCTCAAACGAGCTGACTTCCTTTGACGGCGAGCCCATCTTCAACGATCTCGAAGTGCTGCAACGCTGGGAGCAAACGGTTGAAAAATCAGGGGATGCGCGTACCGCAACCTTCTTTAACCTGATACCGCTGCACGATGGCAACCGAATGGTTGGCAGCAGTAAGGTCGCCGACTATAAGCCTCGCGCTCAGAAACTGTTTGATCAGTTGGATACTTTCCTTACCCAACTGGAGAAATCAAGCCGTAAAATTATGGTTGTGGTTGTACCTGAACATGGTGCCGCGCTAGTAGGGGATAAAATGCAGATGTCTGGCCTGCGCGATATACCAAGCCCAAGCATCACTCACGTTCCCGTGGGCATCAAGTTTATCGGCATGAAAGCACCACAACCTACTGAAATCGTTGTCGATCAGCCAAGCAGCTATCTGGCACTTTCCGAGCTGGTTGCCCGCTCCGTTGACGGCAAACTCTTCACCGAGGCAAGCGTGAATTGGCAGGATCTGCTGAAAGGATTACCACAAACTGCGCCAGTTTCAGAAAACGATAATGCCATTGTTATTCAGTATCAGGGCAAGCCTTACATTCGCCTCAACGGCGGTGATTGGGTTCCTTACCCGCAATAA
- the dppF gene encoding dipeptide ABC transporter ATP-binding subunit DppF — MSQAILNKQAPLLQAIDLKKHYPVKKGMFGAERLVKALDGVSFTLERGKTLAVVGESGCGKSTLGRLLTMIEIPTGGELYYQGQDLLKPDATAEKLRRQKIQIVFQNPYASLNPRKKVGAILEEPLTINTKLSSAERREKALAMMAKVGLKTEHYDRYPHMFSGGQRQRIAIARGLMLNPDVVIADEPVSALDVSVRAQVLNLMMDLQQEMGLSYVFISHDLSVVEHIADEVIVMYLGRCVEKGPKEAVFNNPRHPYTQALLSATPRLNPDMRRERIKLTGELPSPLNPPPGCAFNARCSRAFGTCKQLQPQLKQYGDQLIACFAVDQDEAAQSA, encoded by the coding sequence ATGAGTCAGGCAATATTGAATAAACAGGCACCGTTGCTTCAGGCGATTGATCTGAAAAAACATTATCCGGTGAAGAAAGGAATGTTTGGCGCTGAACGTTTGGTAAAAGCGCTAGACGGCGTTTCTTTCACGCTGGAAAGAGGCAAGACGCTGGCGGTAGTGGGCGAGTCGGGCTGTGGGAAATCCACGCTGGGGCGTTTGCTTACCATGATTGAAATTCCTACCGGCGGCGAGCTGTATTACCAAGGGCAAGATTTATTAAAGCCGGACGCCACGGCGGAAAAGTTACGCCGCCAGAAAATCCAGATCGTGTTTCAGAACCCGTATGCTTCGTTGAATCCGCGCAAGAAAGTCGGCGCGATCCTTGAGGAGCCGCTCACCATCAACACCAAGCTGAGCTCAGCTGAAAGACGTGAAAAAGCGTTGGCGATGATGGCGAAAGTCGGGTTAAAAACCGAGCATTACGATCGCTATCCGCATATGTTTTCCGGTGGTCAGCGCCAACGTATTGCCATCGCGCGTGGGCTGATGCTGAACCCAGATGTTGTCATCGCGGATGAGCCGGTTTCTGCGCTGGATGTTTCGGTGCGGGCGCAGGTTCTGAACCTGATGATGGATTTACAGCAGGAGATGGGCCTATCTTATGTGTTCATCTCTCACGATCTCTCCGTGGTTGAGCATATTGCGGATGAGGTCATCGTGATGTATCTGGGACGTTGCGTGGAAAAAGGGCCGAAGGAAGCGGTGTTCAATAACCCACGTCATCCGTATACCCAAGCGCTGTTGTCGGCAACGCCTCGTCTGAATCCTGATATGCGTCGCGAACGTATTAAGCTGACGGGAGAGTTACCGAGTCCGCTGAATCCGCCTCCGGGTTGTGCGTTTAACGCTCGCTGTAGTCGTGCGTTTGGCACCTGCAAACAGCTGCAACCGCAGCTTAAGCAGTATGGCGATCAGCTTATTGCCTGTTTTGCCGTTGATCAGGATGAGGCTGCGCAGAGCGCATAA
- the dppD gene encoding dipeptide ABC transporter ATP-binding protein, giving the protein MALLEVNELSVHFGEKDAPFRAVDRISYSVNQGEVIGIVGESGSGKSVSSLAIMGLIDFPGRVMANGLSFNNIDLQKISEKERRQIVGAEVAMIFQDPMTSLNPCYTVGFQIMEALKVHQGGNKSTRRQRAIDLLTLVGIPDPGSRLDVYPHQLSGGMSQRVMIAMAIACRPKLLIADEPTTALDVTIQAQIIELLLDLQQKENMALVLITHDLALVAEAAHKIIVMYAGQVVEAGTAQEIFRTPRHPYTQALLRALPEFAADKARLASLPGVVPGKYDRPNGCLLNPRCPYATALCREVEPELKDINGRKAKCHTPLDDAGRPTL; this is encoded by the coding sequence ATGGCTTTATTAGAAGTTAACGAGCTATCAGTTCACTTTGGTGAAAAAGATGCGCCGTTTCGCGCCGTAGATCGTATTAGCTATAGCGTCAATCAGGGTGAAGTAATTGGCATTGTTGGGGAATCTGGCTCTGGTAAATCGGTGAGTTCACTGGCGATTATGGGGCTGATTGATTTTCCCGGTCGCGTGATGGCAAACGGGCTGAGCTTTAACAATATTGATTTACAGAAAATTTCAGAGAAAGAGCGCCGCCAAATCGTGGGGGCGGAAGTCGCCATGATTTTTCAGGATCCGATGACCAGCCTGAATCCCTGCTACACCGTGGGTTTCCAGATTATGGAAGCGCTCAAGGTGCATCAGGGCGGTAATAAAAGCACCCGCCGTCAGCGCGCCATTGACCTGTTAACGCTGGTAGGTATTCCCGATCCAGGTTCGCGCTTGGATGTGTATCCGCACCAGCTGTCCGGTGGGATGAGCCAGCGCGTGATGATTGCGATGGCGATTGCCTGTCGGCCAAAACTGTTAATTGCCGATGAACCAACCACGGCGTTAGACGTCACCATTCAGGCGCAAATTATTGAGCTGCTGCTCGACCTTCAGCAGAAAGAGAATATGGCGCTGGTGCTGATCACGCACGACTTAGCGCTAGTCGCCGAAGCCGCGCATAAAATTATCGTGATGTACGCCGGTCAGGTGGTTGAAGCCGGAACGGCGCAGGAAATATTTCGCACGCCGCGCCATCCGTATACGCAGGCTCTGCTGCGGGCATTGCCTGAGTTTGCCGCCGACAAAGCGCGTTTAGCATCGCTGCCGGGCGTTGTCCCAGGTAAATACGATCGTCCTAACGGCTGCTTGCTTAATCCGCGCTGCCCATATGCGACGGCCTTGTGCCGTGAGGTAGAACCGGAACTTAAGGATATCAACGGACGTAAGGCGAAATGCCATACGCCGCTCGATGATGCGGGGAGGCCAACGCTATGA
- the dppC gene encoding dipeptide ABC transporter permease DppC, with product MSNVTTTSPAMSAPKPMTPFQEFWHYFKRNKGAVVGLVYIIIVLVLAIGANVLAPHLPAEQFRDALLKPPVWQDGGSWKFILGTDDVGRDVLSRLIYGARLSLLVGCLVVVLSLILGVVFGLLAGYFGGVVDAVIMRVVDIMLALPSLLLALVLVAIFGPSIVNASLALTFVALPHYVRLTRAAVLVEVNRDYVTASRVAGAGAMRQMFINILPNCLAPLIVQASLGFSNAILDMAALGFLGMGAQPPTPEWGTMLSDVLQFAQSAWWVVTFPGLAILLTVLAFNLMGDGLRDALDPRLKQ from the coding sequence ATGTCTAACGTTACAACAACGTCCCCAGCAATGAGCGCGCCTAAACCAATGACGCCGTTTCAGGAGTTCTGGCACTACTTCAAGCGCAACAAAGGCGCGGTGGTGGGATTAGTTTATATCATTATCGTGTTAGTTCTCGCGATCGGCGCCAACGTATTGGCTCCGCATCTCCCCGCAGAACAGTTTCGTGATGCGCTGCTTAAACCTCCTGTTTGGCAAGACGGCGGTAGTTGGAAATTTATCCTCGGTACCGATGATGTTGGCCGTGATGTGCTATCGCGCCTGATTTATGGCGCGCGGCTGTCACTGCTGGTTGGCTGTTTAGTGGTAGTTTTATCGCTGATCCTAGGCGTGGTGTTTGGCCTGCTGGCGGGTTACTTCGGCGGCGTGGTTGATGCGGTCATTATGCGTGTCGTCGATATTATGCTGGCGTTGCCAAGCCTGCTGTTGGCTCTGGTGCTGGTGGCTATCTTCGGTCCTTCAATCGTTAACGCCTCGCTGGCGTTGACGTTTGTTGCCTTGCCGCATTACGTACGCTTAACCCGTGCGGCGGTGCTGGTGGAAGTTAACCGCGACTACGTCACCGCGTCTCGCGTGGCCGGAGCAGGCGCCATGCGCCAGATGTTTATCAATATTCTGCCTAACTGTTTAGCGCCTTTGATCGTGCAGGCGTCGTTAGGATTTTCGAATGCCATCCTCGACATGGCGGCACTGGGTTTCCTCGGTATGGGCGCACAGCCGCCAACGCCGGAGTGGGGAACTATGCTGTCGGACGTGTTGCAGTTTGCGCAAAGTGCGTGGTGGGTTGTGACCTTCCCCGGCCTTGCGATCCTGCTGACGGTATTGGCATTTAACCTGATGGGCGATGGGTTGCGCGATGCGTTAGACCCGCGCTTGAAACAGTAA
- the dppB gene encoding dipeptide ABC transporter permease DppB has protein sequence MLQFILRRLGLVIPTFIGITLLTFAFVHMIPGDPVTIMAGERGISAERHAQMMTEMGLDKPLYQQYFHYVKDVLHGDLGTSLKSRTPVWDEFVPRFKATLELGICAMLFAILVGIPVGVLAAVKRGSVFDHTAVGISLTGYSMPIFWWGIMLIMLVSVQLNLTPVSGRIDDSVFLDDSLPLTGFMLIDTLIWGEPGDFKDAVMHMILPAIVLGTIPLAVIVRMTRSSMLEVLSEDYIRTARAKGLGRMRVIIVHALRNALLPVVTVIGLQVGTLLAGAILTETIFSWPGLGRWLIDALQRRDYPVVQGGVLLVAIMIILVNLLVDVLYGVVNPRIRHKK, from the coding sequence ATGTTGCAGTTCATACTCCGGCGTTTGGGGTTAGTTATCCCAACGTTTATTGGCATTACGTTGTTAACGTTTGCTTTTGTTCACATGATCCCCGGCGATCCGGTCACGATCATGGCAGGGGAGCGCGGGATCTCGGCCGAACGTCATGCTCAGATGATGACGGAAATGGGCTTGGATAAACCGCTGTATCAACAATATTTTCACTACGTCAAAGACGTACTGCACGGTGATTTAGGTACCTCACTCAAAAGCCGCACGCCGGTTTGGGATGAGTTTGTGCCCCGTTTCAAAGCCACGCTAGAGCTGGGTATCTGCGCGATGCTGTTTGCCATTCTCGTCGGTATACCGGTTGGCGTATTAGCTGCGGTGAAGCGCGGCTCCGTTTTCGACCATACCGCTGTCGGCATTTCGCTGACGGGTTATTCCATGCCTATTTTTTGGTGGGGGATCATGCTCATCATGCTGGTATCGGTGCAGCTCAATCTAACGCCCGTATCCGGGCGCATCGATGACAGCGTATTCCTTGATGATAGCCTGCCGCTCACGGGCTTTATGCTGATTGATACCCTTATCTGGGGCGAACCGGGCGATTTCAAAGACGCGGTCATGCATATGATCCTGCCTGCCATTGTGCTGGGCACTATCCCGCTGGCGGTGATTGTGCGTATGACGCGTTCCTCGATGCTGGAAGTGTTAAGCGAAGACTATATCCGCACCGCGCGCGCCAAAGGTTTAGGGCGTATGCGGGTGATCATTGTACATGCCTTGCGTAATGCGCTGCTGCCGGTGGTTACGGTGATTGGTCTACAGGTTGGCACGTTGCTGGCTGGCGCTATTCTGACTGAAACCATCTTCTCTTGGCCGGGTTTAGGCCGCTGGTTAATCGATGCATTGCAGCGTCGAGATTATCCTGTAGTGCAAGGCGGAGTGCTGCTGGTAGCCATTATGATCATCTTGGTTAACCTGCTGGTTGATGTGCTGTATGGCGTCGTCAATCCACGCATTCGGCATAAGAAATAG
- the dppA gene encoding dipeptide ABC transporter periplasmic-binding protein DppA, which yields MSSHKNTSTRRGKKIGALKLGIGLVALALAAGAQAKTLVYCSEGSPEGFNPQLFTSGTTYDASSVPIYNRLVEFKTGTTEIEPGLAEKWDISPDGKTYTFHLRKGVKWQGSKLFTPTRDLNADDIVFSFMRQKDDKNPYYKVSGGTYEYFQGMGLGELISKVEKVDDNTVRFELTRPESPFLADLAMDFASILSAEYADAMMKAGTPEKIDLEPLGTGPFQLVQYQKDSKILYKPFKDYWGTKPKIDRLVFSITPDASVRYAKLQKNECQVMPYPNPADIDRMKQDKSITLMEQPGLNVGYLAYNVEKKPLDNVKVRQALTMAVNKEAIIDAVYQKAGQPAKNLIPPTMWSYNDKITDYAYDPAKAKELLKEAGLADGFAIDLWAMPVQRPYNPNARRMAEMIQADWAKVGVKAKIVTYEWGEYLKRAKDGEHQTVMMGWTGDNGDPDNFFATLFSCQSAKDGSNYSRWCYKPFEDLIQPARAESDHEKRTELYKQAQVVMHDQVPALIIAHSTVYEPVRKEVKGYVVDPLGKHHFDQVSLD from the coding sequence ATGTCTTCTCATAAGAACACCTCCACCCGCCGTGGAAAGAAAATTGGTGCGCTGAAGTTGGGGATTGGTCTGGTTGCTCTGGCGCTTGCCGCCGGTGCGCAGGCAAAAACTCTGGTTTATTGTTCAGAAGGTTCACCTGAGGGCTTTAACCCGCAGCTGTTCACTTCGGGCACCACCTACGACGCCAGCTCGGTGCCGATCTACAACCGTTTGGTTGAGTTCAAAACCGGTACTACCGAGATTGAGCCCGGCTTAGCTGAAAAATGGGATATTAGTCCAGATGGTAAAACCTATACTTTCCACCTGCGCAAAGGCGTGAAGTGGCAGGGCAGCAAGCTGTTTACACCAACGCGCGATCTGAACGCTGACGATATCGTGTTCTCCTTTATGCGTCAGAAAGATGATAAAAACCCGTACTACAAAGTCTCTGGCGGTACCTATGAGTATTTCCAAGGGATGGGATTGGGCGAACTCATTAGCAAAGTTGAAAAGGTGGACGATAACACCGTTCGCTTCGAGCTGACGCGTCCTGAATCGCCGTTCTTGGCAGACTTGGCGATGGACTTCGCTTCCATTCTGTCTGCGGAATACGCCGATGCGATGATGAAAGCCGGCACGCCAGAGAAGATTGACCTTGAGCCACTGGGCACTGGGCCATTCCAGCTGGTGCAATACCAGAAAGATTCCAAAATCCTCTACAAACCATTCAAAGATTACTGGGGAACTAAGCCAAAAATCGATCGCTTAGTCTTCTCCATTACGCCGGATGCGTCCGTGCGTTATGCAAAACTGCAAAAAAATGAGTGTCAGGTGATGCCGTATCCAAACCCGGCTGACATTGACCGTATGAAACAAGACAAATCCATTACTCTGATGGAGCAACCGGGGCTGAACGTCGGCTATTTGGCGTATAACGTCGAGAAAAAACCGCTGGATAACGTGAAAGTGCGTCAGGCACTGACCATGGCGGTGAACAAAGAAGCGATTATCGACGCGGTATATCAGAAAGCAGGTCAGCCTGCGAAAAACCTGATCCCACCAACCATGTGGAGCTACAACGACAAAATCACCGATTACGCTTACGACCCAGCTAAAGCGAAAGAACTGCTGAAAGAAGCGGGTCTGGCCGACGGTTTTGCTATCGACCTGTGGGCGATGCCGGTTCAGCGTCCATACAACCCGAACGCTCGCCGTATGGCAGAGATGATTCAGGCTGACTGGGCGAAAGTCGGTGTGAAGGCCAAGATCGTGACCTATGAGTGGGGCGAGTACCTGAAACGCGCGAAAGACGGCGAACACCAGACCGTGATGATGGGTTGGACCGGGGACAATGGGGATCCAGACAACTTCTTCGCAACGCTGTTTAGCTGTCAGTCGGCGAAAGACGGTTCTAACTACTCAAGATGGTGCTACAAGCCGTTTGAAGATCTGATCCAGCCTGCACGTGCTGAATCCGACCACGAAAAACGCACCGAGCTTTACAAGCAGGCTCAGGTAGTGATGCATGACCAAGTGCCTGCACTGATCATTGCGCACTCTACCGTGTACGAGCCAGTGCGTAAGGAAGTGAAAGGCTATGTGGTTGATCCATTAGGTAAACATCACTTCGATCAGGTGTCTCTCGACTAA
- a CDS encoding amino acid permease yields the protein MTSTNRNTIGKFGLLAMTFAAVFSFNNVINNNIELGIASAPVFLVATLIYFIPFCLVIAEFVSLNKNSEAGVYAWVKSALGGRWAFITAYTYWFVNLFFFTSLLPRVIAYASYAFLGYDYIFTPLTTAIISICLFAFSTWISNHGAKLLGPMTSLTSTLMLLLTFSYIILAGATVIGGVEPADPLNVEAITPHFSWAFLGIIAWIFQAAGGAESVAVYVNDVKGGSKVFVKVIILSGLFIGGLYTVSSLLINVFVHKADLHFTGGTVQVFEGLAHHFGLPAMFMKRFVGIVSFTAMFGSLLMWTAAPVKIFFTEIPRGIFGEKTVRLNQHGVPTRAAWIQFLIVITLMLIPTIGSGSVQELMNTLINMTAAASMLPPLFIMLAYLNLRIKYDEVNRDFRMGSRMQGITIVSVLIVIFTVGFIASTFPTGASIMTIMFYNVGGLVIFLGYAWWKYNKYEKGLDAQMRYEADTPLAQIALERQRDNITTAAIPVSH from the coding sequence ATGACCTCAACAAACAGAAATACAATTGGGAAGTTCGGGTTATTAGCCATGACATTTGCGGCAGTATTTAGCTTCAATAATGTCATTAATAACAATATTGAATTAGGTATTGCATCGGCACCGGTTTTTTTAGTGGCAACGCTTATTTATTTCATTCCATTTTGTTTGGTTATTGCCGAGTTTGTTTCGCTTAATAAAAACTCTGAAGCGGGCGTTTATGCGTGGGTAAAAAGTGCGTTAGGAGGTCGTTGGGCATTTATTACCGCATACACATATTGGTTCGTTAATTTGTTTTTCTTCACATCGCTACTGCCTAGGGTTATTGCGTATGCATCGTATGCATTCCTTGGCTATGATTATATTTTTACGCCATTGACCACTGCCATTATTAGCATTTGCTTGTTTGCATTTTCGACGTGGATTTCTAACCACGGCGCGAAATTATTGGGACCCATGACGTCTCTCACTTCCACGCTCATGCTGTTGCTGACGTTTTCCTACATTATTCTGGCGGGCGCTACGGTGATTGGTGGTGTAGAACCTGCGGACCCTCTCAACGTAGAGGCGATTACCCCTCATTTTAGCTGGGCGTTTCTTGGGATTATTGCGTGGATTTTTCAGGCAGCAGGCGGTGCCGAGTCTGTGGCGGTGTACGTCAATGACGTAAAAGGCGGCAGCAAAGTTTTTGTGAAAGTGATTATCCTTTCAGGCCTATTCATTGGTGGCTTATATACGGTTTCATCTTTGCTCATTAATGTGTTTGTTCATAAAGCCGATTTGCACTTTACCGGTGGCACGGTTCAGGTGTTTGAAGGGTTAGCACATCATTTTGGCCTGCCCGCGATGTTCATGAAGCGCTTTGTGGGGATTGTGTCTTTCACCGCGATGTTCGGTTCTTTGTTGATGTGGACTGCGGCTCCGGTAAAGATATTCTTCACGGAGATCCCAAGAGGGATTTTTGGTGAGAAAACCGTGCGCTTAAACCAACATGGTGTGCCGACTCGCGCCGCCTGGATTCAGTTCCTGATTGTTATTACTCTGATGCTTATTCCTACTATTGGCTCAGGCAGCGTACAGGAGTTGATGAATACGTTGATCAACATGACGGCGGCGGCTTCTATGTTGCCCCCACTATTTATCATGCTGGCGTACCTAAACTTACGTATCAAATACGATGAGGTGAATCGCGATTTCCGCATGGGATCGCGGATGCAGGGCATCACTATTGTCAGCGTGCTGATTGTGATTTTCACCGTTGGGTTTATTGCCTCAACCTTCCCGACCGGTGCAAGCATTATGACCATCATGTTTTATAACGTTGGCGGGCTGGTTATCTTCCTTGGTTATGCCTGGTGGAAATATAACAAGTACGAAAAAGGCTTGGACGCGCAGATGCGATATGAAGCCGATACACCGCTGGCGCAAATTGCGCTGGAGCGGCAGCGGGACAACATAACAACAGCGGCTATTCCTGTGAGCCATTAG